A stretch of the Archangium violaceum genome encodes the following:
- a CDS encoding protein kinase domain-containing protein — protein sequence MSTPSGQLTLPARFGRYVLLSHLGRGGMADIYRGIALGANGFAKPVVLKRVLPEAIQQEAAVRMFIEEARLSALLQHMNIAQIFDFGEHRGEYFIAMEFIHGRDLHDLMRRVGTKGKGLPVHIACYIAMEVLKGLDYAHRARSAAGEPLHLVHRDVNPTNIILSFEGEVKLLDFGVALVGNTDTGNNVRGKPGYIPPEQLSRKKADGRGDIFALGITLYEMLARRHAFKGSTMMDILKQTVALKAVPLRLQDAAPFVPEPLCAVVNRCMLANPDERFQTAADVLDALDEFLLSAGLRVSQRDLAALMATYYEPEVRAPPVQPPIPAELLEQPPPAQPTAPTFTVREPGGGLYLMKLGEDDVQLLFASGKLSPEAQVSQSGGPFLNPSAFPRFSAAAASARERLEARRKTASPPRYAGNLALVPPLRVMARLMLARATGRLHFEHNRTHKELFLKAGQIIAVRSSLAADRFGPFLLNTGKLSLEQWQRAVENTRPFSGRLMDALLMSRVLSPSELAEWTLEHRRTVALGLLGWTAGRYAFFEHETPINDGTEERLGGLALLNEGLRAHYPLERLVREQEALRHKPLYRNLDAPVAASDLALSASELRTASLLNKPGNTLSAALAELKRPEDEVALRRVALLFTEVGLLAEA from the coding sequence ATGAGCACGCCGTCCGGGCAACTCACACTGCCGGCCCGCTTCGGCCGTTATGTCCTGCTCAGCCACCTCGGACGCGGCGGCATGGCGGACATCTACCGGGGCATCGCGCTCGGGGCCAACGGCTTCGCCAAGCCGGTCGTCCTCAAGCGCGTGCTGCCGGAGGCCATCCAGCAGGAGGCGGCGGTGAGGATGTTCATCGAGGAGGCGCGGCTGTCGGCGCTCCTCCAGCACATGAACATCGCCCAGATCTTCGACTTCGGAGAGCACCGCGGCGAGTACTTCATCGCTATGGAGTTCATCCACGGCCGCGACCTGCACGATCTGATGCGGCGCGTGGGGACGAAGGGCAAGGGCCTGCCCGTCCACATCGCCTGCTACATCGCCATGGAGGTGCTCAAGGGGCTGGACTACGCCCACCGTGCGCGCTCGGCCGCGGGCGAGCCCCTCCACCTGGTGCACCGCGACGTCAACCCCACCAACATCATCCTCTCCTTCGAGGGAGAGGTGAAGCTGCTGGACTTCGGCGTGGCACTGGTGGGCAACACCGATACCGGCAACAACGTGCGCGGCAAGCCGGGCTACATCCCCCCCGAGCAGCTCTCCCGGAAGAAGGCGGATGGGCGCGGCGACATCTTCGCGCTCGGCATCACCCTGTACGAGATGCTGGCCCGCAGGCACGCCTTCAAGGGCAGCACGATGATGGACATCCTCAAGCAGACGGTGGCGCTCAAGGCCGTGCCATTGCGGCTGCAGGATGCCGCCCCCTTCGTGCCGGAGCCGCTGTGCGCGGTGGTCAACCGGTGCATGCTCGCCAACCCGGACGAGCGCTTCCAGACGGCCGCCGACGTGCTCGACGCGCTCGACGAGTTCCTGCTGTCCGCCGGCCTGCGCGTGTCCCAACGCGACCTGGCCGCGCTGATGGCCACCTACTACGAGCCGGAGGTGCGCGCGCCTCCCGTGCAGCCTCCCATCCCCGCGGAGCTGCTGGAGCAACCGCCGCCCGCCCAGCCCACGGCCCCCACCTTCACGGTGCGCGAGCCGGGAGGCGGCCTCTACCTCATGAAGCTGGGCGAGGACGACGTGCAGCTCCTCTTCGCCTCCGGGAAGCTGTCGCCCGAGGCGCAGGTGTCCCAGTCCGGCGGGCCCTTCCTGAACCCCTCGGCCTTCCCCCGCTTCAGCGCCGCGGCGGCCTCGGCCCGCGAGCGCCTCGAGGCCCGCCGCAAGACGGCCTCCCCGCCCCGCTACGCCGGCAACCTGGCGCTGGTCCCTCCCCTGCGCGTCATGGCCCGGCTGATGCTGGCCCGGGCCACCGGCCGGCTCCACTTCGAGCACAACCGCACCCACAAGGAGCTCTTCCTCAAGGCGGGGCAGATCATCGCGGTGCGCTCGAGCCTGGCCGCGGACCGCTTCGGCCCCTTCCTGCTCAACACCGGGAAGCTGTCCCTGGAGCAGTGGCAGCGGGCGGTGGAGAACACGCGCCCCTTCTCCGGCCGGCTGATGGACGCACTGCTCATGTCCCGGGTCCTCTCACCGTCGGAGCTGGCGGAGTGGACGCTCGAGCACCGGCGCACCGTGGCGCTCGGCCTGCTGGGCTGGACGGCCGGCCGCTACGCCTTCTTCGAGCACGAGACGCCCATCAACGACGGAACCGAGGAGCGGCTGGGCGGACTGGCGCTGCTCAACGAGGGCCTGCGCGCGCACTACCCGCTGGAGCGCCTGGTGCGCGAGCAGGAAGCACTGCGCCACAAGCCGCTCTACCGCAACCTGGACGCCCCCGTGGCCGCCAGCGACCTGGCGCTCTCGGCCTCCGAGCTGCGCACCGCCTCATTGCTCAACAAGCCGGGAAATACCCTGAGCGCCGCCCTTGCGGAACTCAAGCGTCCGGAGGATGAAGTAGCCCTGCGCCGCGTGGCGCTGCTCTTCACCGAGGTAGGGCTCCTGGCGGAGGCCTGA
- a CDS encoding sensor histidine kinase, producing MRARILVFAAVAVGLVALLGGTLFALASRGQGGLERLLAIQEQTEFYGRVTDDALGFLHALLQAHGTGGDTRGLLAEQETLAQVGYSRLRALVRQEHLAGSEAEELLRIEQLERAHLHWLRSSEARVREAPAGSEATLLHEALSDFREQVVPSLEKAWALERTDLDAHKLYGQRTLQWGQLLGLFAPFVALTLVFSLAILIYLNIRRALRTLLRGAERIGAGDLHSELPVNGDIDEYDLMAQAINRMAAQLRDSVRERERLAKAEAEASEREMRRYNALLEETVHQRTAQLEEANVRLTDSVKQLQSAQAQLLFTDRLATIGQLAAGVGHEINNPLTFILSNLNYAQQVVTELEAAPTAERRELLEALAEAREGAERVRLIVRDLKMLSHPDDRESGPVDLVKVVRSAAKMAAHEIRDRARLVQQVENVPPVHGNSARLCQVFLNLLINAAHAITPGQVERNEIQLVARVDDSQRVTVEVRDTGCGIPEDKLERVFEPFFTTKPVGEGSGLGLSVCQSIISAYGGKISVESEAGRGTTFRVSLPVHGGEARA from the coding sequence GTGCGCGCCAGGATCTTGGTCTTCGCTGCGGTGGCGGTGGGGCTCGTCGCGCTGCTGGGAGGGACGCTCTTCGCCCTGGCGAGCCGCGGACAAGGGGGGCTGGAGCGGTTGCTCGCCATCCAGGAGCAGACGGAGTTCTACGGCCGGGTGACGGACGACGCGCTCGGGTTCCTGCATGCGCTGCTCCAGGCGCATGGGACGGGAGGTGATACCCGGGGACTGCTCGCGGAGCAGGAGACGCTTGCCCAGGTGGGCTACTCGCGCCTGCGGGCGTTGGTGCGGCAGGAGCACCTGGCGGGCTCCGAGGCGGAGGAGCTCCTGCGCATCGAGCAGCTCGAGCGGGCGCACCTGCACTGGTTGCGGAGCAGCGAGGCGCGCGTGAGGGAGGCCCCGGCGGGGTCGGAGGCCACGCTGCTGCACGAGGCGCTCTCCGACTTCCGCGAGCAGGTGGTTCCGAGCCTGGAGAAGGCCTGGGCGCTGGAGCGCACGGATCTGGATGCACACAAGCTCTACGGTCAGCGGACGCTCCAATGGGGCCAGCTGCTCGGGCTGTTCGCCCCGTTCGTGGCCCTGACGCTCGTGTTCTCGCTGGCGATCCTCATCTACCTGAACATCCGCCGCGCGCTTCGGACGCTGCTGCGTGGCGCGGAGCGCATCGGCGCGGGTGATCTCCACAGCGAGCTGCCGGTGAACGGGGACATCGACGAGTACGACCTGATGGCGCAGGCCATCAACCGGATGGCCGCCCAGCTCCGGGACTCCGTGCGGGAGCGGGAGCGGCTCGCCAAGGCGGAGGCGGAGGCCTCGGAGCGGGAGATGCGCCGCTACAACGCCCTGCTGGAGGAGACGGTGCACCAGCGCACCGCCCAGCTGGAGGAGGCCAATGTCCGGCTCACCGACAGCGTGAAGCAGCTCCAGTCCGCCCAGGCCCAGCTCCTCTTCACCGACCGGCTGGCCACTATCGGTCAGCTCGCGGCGGGCGTGGGCCACGAAATCAACAACCCGCTCACCTTCATCCTCAGCAACCTCAACTATGCCCAGCAGGTGGTGACGGAGTTGGAAGCGGCGCCCACGGCGGAGCGCCGGGAGTTGTTGGAGGCACTCGCCGAGGCCCGCGAGGGGGCCGAGCGCGTGCGCCTCATCGTGAGGGATCTCAAGATGCTGTCCCACCCGGATGACCGGGAGAGCGGCCCGGTGGACCTGGTGAAGGTGGTGCGCAGCGCGGCGAAGATGGCGGCGCACGAGATTCGCGACCGCGCGCGGTTGGTGCAGCAGGTGGAGAACGTGCCGCCGGTCCACGGCAACAGCGCCCGCTTGTGCCAGGTGTTCCTCAACCTGCTCATCAACGCGGCGCACGCCATCACGCCGGGTCAGGTGGAGCGCAACGAAATCCAGCTCGTCGCTCGCGTGGACGACAGCCAGCGGGTCACCGTGGAGGTGCGCGACACGGGCTGCGGCATCCCCGAGGACAAGCTGGAGCGCGTCTTCGAGCCGTTCTTCACCACCAAGCCCGTGGGCGAGGGCAGCGGGCTGGGGCTCTCGGTGTGCCAGAGCATCATCTCCGCGTACGGCGGGAAGATCTCCGTCGAGAGCGAGGCGGGCCGGGGCACCACCTTCCGCGTGAGCCTGCCGGTGCATGGCGGCGAGGCCCGCGCGTGA
- a CDS encoding Crp/Fnr family transcriptional regulator, with amino-acid sequence MSYSQLLAHIPMFEHLANEELETLSGLLQQRPYKKGEIIFHQGDVGTALFIVRRGEVAIRLSSSEGKEVILALLGRGESFGELALLDGEPRSTDAVAREETHLLILHQNDFRRFLSERPQVAMGLLAVLSRMVRRVTQLVHDAAFLDARARLARVLLDLAERQGQPAPNGGIVIPKITQAELASLCGVTRESVNKWLRYYARAGVISYENGQITILDIERLRRDVD; translated from the coding sequence ATGTCGTACTCGCAGCTGCTGGCCCATATCCCCATGTTCGAGCACCTCGCGAACGAGGAACTGGAGACCCTATCGGGATTGCTGCAACAACGGCCCTATAAAAAAGGTGAGATCATCTTCCACCAGGGCGATGTGGGCACGGCGCTCTTCATCGTCCGCAGGGGAGAGGTGGCCATCCGCCTGAGCTCGTCGGAGGGCAAGGAGGTCATCCTGGCGCTGCTGGGTCGTGGGGAATCCTTCGGGGAGCTGGCGCTGCTGGACGGGGAGCCGCGCTCGACGGACGCCGTGGCGCGCGAGGAGACCCACCTGCTGATCCTGCATCAGAATGATTTCCGGCGCTTCCTGAGCGAGCGCCCGCAGGTGGCCATGGGGCTGCTGGCGGTGCTCAGCCGCATGGTGCGGCGCGTCACCCAGCTGGTGCATGACGCGGCCTTCCTGGATGCGCGGGCGAGGCTGGCGCGGGTGCTGTTGGACCTGGCCGAGAGGCAGGGCCAGCCCGCTCCCAATGGCGGAATCGTCATCCCCAAAATCACCCAGGCGGAGCTGGCCAGCCTGTGCGGGGTGACGCGCGAGAGCGTCAACAAGTGGCTGCGCTACTACGCCCGCGCGGGAGTGATCTCGTATGAGAACGGGCAGATCACCATCCTGGACATCGAGCGCCTGCGCCGCGACGTGGACTGA
- a CDS encoding Hsp70 family protein: protein MGIVLGIDLGTTNSCMAMVDAATGQARVLPNREGERTTPSFVGFDASGRVTVGSAARRQAVLHPRDTVYGVKRLIGRRFSDPAVQRLMKLLPYEVVADPSGNAAVRVHGQVMTPAEVSSHVLRYLKESAEAQLGQGVEGAVITVPAYFDEVQRQETKLAGQRAGLTVHRLLNEPTAAMLACRFDESRPENIAVFDLGGGTFDISLLHVEEEVVQVLATCGDNFLGGDNFDELVVEALRRIFLKQTGMDLTGNPEALWRLKEAAESTKRTLSERDVTSIDLAYLVALPEGPLHLSIPSFSRTLLENLVARELERLRAPCEQALEDAGLTVEDIHRVILVGGMTRMPSVRARAEAYLGHPGERSVNPDEAVAIGAALEADIVAGISPETPRVLLLDVLSRSLGIRTEGGRFSVLIPRNTTIPTRETKVFATTFDQQTHVDIEVYQGESPTVDGNRYLGELQLAGLTPAAAGAVRVAVDFTIDADGILQVTAREPSTGRKAEATLRPPTATSP, encoded by the coding sequence ATGGGAATCGTTCTCGGAATCGACCTGGGCACGACCAATAGCTGCATGGCCATGGTCGACGCGGCCACGGGACAGGCCCGCGTACTGCCCAACCGCGAGGGCGAACGCACCACCCCGTCCTTCGTCGGCTTCGATGCCTCGGGCCGCGTGACGGTGGGCAGCGCGGCGCGCCGTCAGGCCGTGCTCCACCCGCGCGACACCGTCTACGGCGTGAAGCGCCTCATCGGCCGGCGCTTCTCGGACCCCGCCGTGCAGCGGCTCATGAAGCTGCTGCCCTACGAGGTGGTCGCCGATCCCTCCGGCAACGCCGCGGTGCGCGTGCACGGCCAGGTGATGACCCCCGCCGAGGTGTCCAGCCACGTGCTGCGCTACCTCAAGGAGAGCGCCGAGGCCCAGCTCGGCCAGGGCGTGGAGGGCGCCGTCATCACCGTGCCCGCCTACTTCGACGAGGTGCAGCGCCAGGAGACGAAGCTCGCCGGCCAGCGCGCCGGGCTCACCGTGCACCGGCTCCTCAACGAGCCCACCGCCGCCATGCTCGCCTGCCGCTTCGACGAGTCGCGCCCGGAGAACATCGCCGTGTTCGACCTGGGCGGCGGCACCTTCGACATCTCCCTCCTTCACGTGGAGGAAGAGGTGGTGCAGGTGCTCGCCACCTGCGGGGACAACTTCCTCGGCGGCGACAACTTCGACGAGCTCGTGGTGGAGGCCCTGCGCCGCATCTTCCTCAAGCAGACCGGGATGGATCTCACCGGCAACCCCGAGGCCCTCTGGCGCCTGAAGGAGGCCGCCGAGTCCACCAAGCGCACCCTCTCCGAGAGGGACGTGACGTCCATCGACCTGGCCTACCTCGTGGCCCTCCCCGAGGGGCCGCTGCACCTGTCCATCCCCTCCTTCTCGCGCACGCTCCTGGAGAACCTGGTGGCCCGGGAGCTGGAGCGGCTGCGCGCCCCGTGCGAGCAGGCGCTCGAGGACGCGGGCCTCACCGTCGAGGACATCCACCGCGTCATCCTCGTGGGCGGCATGACGCGCATGCCCTCGGTGCGCGCGCGCGCGGAGGCGTACCTCGGCCACCCCGGCGAGCGCTCCGTCAACCCCGACGAGGCCGTGGCCATCGGCGCCGCGCTCGAGGCGGACATCGTCGCCGGCATCTCCCCCGAGACGCCCAGGGTGCTGCTGCTGGACGTGCTCTCGCGCAGCCTGGGCATCCGCACCGAGGGCGGCCGCTTCAGCGTCCTCATCCCCCGCAACACCACCATCCCCACCCGCGAGACGAAGGTGTTCGCCACCACCTTCGACCAACAGACGCACGTGGACATCGAGGTGTACCAGGGCGAGTCACCCACCGTGGACGGCAACCGCTACCTCGGAGAGCTGCAACTGGCGGGGCTCACCCCCGCGGCGGCTGGCGCGGTGCGGGTGGCCGTGGACTTCACCATCGACGCGGACGGAATCCTCCAGGTCACCGCGAGAGAGCCCTCCACCGGCCGCAAGGCCGAGGCTACTCTGCGCCCTCCCACCGCCACCTCGCCCTGA
- a CDS encoding ketopantoate reductase family protein — protein sequence MRFAIVGSGAVGGYFGAKLVQAGQEVTFLARGAHLEALRQRGLEIRGPAGDVRVPVRAESDPARVGPVDVVLLAVKTYDIAGALPSVKTLMAGGDRTVVLTLQNGVDSPDEVASAVGREAVLGGSAYISVAITAPGVLTQTGMHHRITFGEFFGDTTRLSPRVGALRDTLAGAGIHTDAVPDARVSLWDKLVFLAPFAGLTGSTRLPIGPLRTCQPALDTYMAAASEIIRVAAAEGVTVTRNPESLVRELQGLPPQTRASLLVDLEQGKRLEVEALMGSVVRRGRAAGVPTPVMATLYGVLAPYAGGRPPC from the coding sequence ATGCGATTCGCCATCGTGGGTTCCGGAGCCGTCGGCGGTTATTTCGGTGCGAAGCTGGTCCAGGCGGGCCAAGAGGTCACCTTCCTCGCGAGGGGTGCGCACCTGGAGGCACTGCGCCAGCGGGGGCTGGAGATCCGCGGCCCGGCCGGAGACGTGCGCGTCCCGGTGCGCGCGGAGTCGGACCCGGCGCGGGTGGGTCCGGTGGACGTGGTGTTGTTGGCGGTGAAGACGTATGACATCGCCGGAGCACTCCCCTCGGTGAAGACGCTGATGGCGGGCGGGGACAGGACGGTGGTGCTCACCCTGCAGAACGGCGTGGACAGCCCCGACGAGGTGGCCTCCGCCGTGGGCCGGGAGGCAGTGCTGGGCGGCTCGGCCTACATCTCCGTGGCCATCACCGCGCCCGGAGTGCTCACCCAGACCGGGATGCACCATCGCATCACGTTCGGTGAGTTCTTCGGAGACACCACCCGCCTCTCCCCGCGCGTGGGCGCCCTGCGCGACACACTCGCCGGTGCGGGCATCCACACGGACGCGGTGCCGGACGCGCGCGTGTCGCTCTGGGACAAGCTCGTCTTCCTGGCGCCCTTCGCCGGGCTCACCGGCTCCACCCGCCTGCCCATCGGCCCACTGCGGACGTGCCAGCCCGCGCTCGACACCTATATGGCGGCGGCATCGGAGATCATCCGGGTCGCCGCAGCGGAGGGAGTGACCGTCACCCGCAACCCGGAGTCACTCGTCCGGGAGTTGCAGGGCCTGCCTCCGCAGACGCGCGCGTCGCTGCTGGTGGACCTGGAGCAGGGCAAGCGGCTGGAGGTCGAGGCCCTGATGGGCTCGGTGGTGCGTCGGGGCCGGGCGGCCGGAGTGCCCACGCCGGTGATGGCCACGCTGTACGGGGTGCTCGCGCCCTACGCGGGCGGCCGGCCCCCGTGCTGA
- a CDS encoding ferritin-like domain-containing protein, giving the protein MDLNRMIERLNDLIALDYDAVGAYAAAIDRIDVEPLRMSLRGFQQDHERHIQELSRVVETLGGTPRKAPDVKGVVLKGFTAITSMMGTEAALQAMRGNEVLTNRTYRMALDEDWSPEARVIIERNFSDEQRHLAFIEDALRNRTWEQTTVQP; this is encoded by the coding sequence ATGGATCTGAACAGGATGATCGAGCGGCTCAATGACCTGATCGCGCTCGACTACGACGCGGTGGGGGCCTACGCGGCGGCCATCGATCGCATCGATGTGGAGCCCCTGCGGATGAGCCTGCGGGGGTTCCAGCAGGACCATGAGCGCCACATCCAGGAGTTGTCGCGGGTGGTGGAGACGCTGGGAGGAACGCCCCGGAAGGCGCCGGACGTCAAGGGCGTCGTCCTCAAGGGCTTCACGGCGATCACGTCGATGATGGGGACCGAGGCCGCGCTCCAGGCGATGAGGGGCAACGAGGTGCTCACCAACCGCACCTACCGCATGGCGTTGGACGAGGACTGGAGCCCCGAGGCCCGCGTCATCATCGAGCGCAACTTCTCGGACGAGCAGCGGCACCTGGCCTTCATCGAGGACGCGCTGCGCAACCGCACCTGGGAGCAGACGACGGTGCAGCCGTAG
- a CDS encoding outer membrane beta-barrel protein produces the protein MTKKLVAGVAVLSLWAGSAMAQDRQEANADMRGLSVLIGGGVEGYTYALGQDINPGLAYGATLVLKPTKVVGLELGYSGAANNFDTQLPLTGNGPDVLRNGAQAVATVGLTAAPLQPYVLAGLGVSNYNVRNAAPGFQDDNVGLVPVGAGLRLYIGDFTADARVNYNLLFDQEFAAVPPADVDLPGDETFSAGGSYTGTLNLGATW, from the coding sequence ATGACGAAGAAGCTGGTGGCGGGTGTGGCGGTGCTGTCTCTCTGGGCTGGAAGCGCCATGGCGCAGGATCGCCAGGAGGCCAACGCGGACATGCGTGGACTGTCCGTGCTGATCGGTGGCGGCGTGGAGGGCTATACCTACGCACTCGGGCAGGACATCAACCCCGGTCTCGCTTATGGGGCCACGCTGGTGCTCAAGCCCACCAAGGTGGTGGGCCTCGAGCTGGGCTACTCGGGCGCCGCGAACAACTTCGATACACAACTGCCGCTCACGGGGAATGGCCCGGACGTGTTGCGCAACGGAGCGCAGGCGGTGGCCACGGTGGGTCTCACCGCCGCCCCCTTGCAGCCCTATGTCCTCGCGGGGCTCGGCGTGAGCAACTACAACGTGCGCAACGCGGCGCCGGGCTTCCAGGATGACAACGTGGGTCTCGTGCCGGTGGGCGCGGGGCTCCGCCTGTACATCGGCGACTTCACGGCGGACGCGCGCGTCAACTACAACCTCCTCTTCGATCAGGAGTTCGCCGCGGTGCCCCCGGCGGACGTCGACCTGCCCGGGGACGAGACCTTCAGCGCGGGAGGCAGCTACACGGGCACGCTCAACCTCGGCGCCACCTGGTGA
- the amrS gene encoding AmmeMemoRadiSam system radical SAM enzyme — translation MQESEYPARWWHALEDGRIQCDLCPRDCKLHEGQRGMCFVRQRTGDQMVLTTHGRSSGFCVDPIEKKPLVHFHPGSSVLSFGTAGCNLACRFCQNWDISKSREMDRLTDEATPEAIARAAEAYGCRSVAFTYNDPVIFAEYAMDVADACHARGIQTVAVTAGYMHAEPRRDFYAKMDAANVDLKAFTEDFYFQLTAANLKPVLETLEYLHHETKVWLEITTLLIPGKNDSDAEVGAMSEWLMKHLGPDVPLHFTAFHPDYKLRDIPPTPPATLRRAREIARKAGLRYVYTGNTHDPAGETTLCPDCGKALIVRDWHQLLTYRLTREGQCPDCGAKVPGHFDTSPGDFGRRRMPVAVM, via the coding sequence ATGCAAGAGAGCGAATACCCCGCGCGCTGGTGGCATGCGCTGGAGGACGGGCGCATCCAGTGCGACCTGTGTCCTCGCGACTGCAAGCTGCACGAAGGCCAGCGGGGAATGTGTTTCGTGCGGCAGCGCACGGGCGACCAGATGGTGCTGACGACGCACGGGCGCTCGTCGGGGTTCTGTGTGGACCCCATCGAGAAGAAGCCGCTGGTGCACTTCCATCCGGGAAGCAGCGTGCTGTCCTTCGGGACGGCCGGGTGCAACCTGGCGTGCCGCTTCTGCCAGAACTGGGACATCTCCAAGTCGAGGGAGATGGATCGGCTCACCGACGAGGCGACCCCCGAGGCCATCGCCCGGGCGGCGGAGGCGTACGGCTGCCGGAGCGTGGCCTTCACGTACAACGACCCGGTCATCTTCGCCGAGTACGCGATGGACGTCGCGGACGCGTGCCATGCACGAGGCATCCAGACGGTGGCGGTGACGGCGGGCTACATGCACGCCGAGCCGCGCCGGGACTTCTACGCGAAGATGGACGCGGCGAACGTGGACCTGAAGGCCTTCACCGAGGACTTCTACTTCCAGCTCACGGCCGCGAACCTGAAGCCGGTGTTGGAGACGCTCGAGTACCTCCACCATGAGACGAAGGTGTGGCTGGAGATCACCACACTGCTGATTCCGGGGAAGAACGACTCGGACGCGGAAGTGGGGGCGATGAGCGAGTGGCTGATGAAGCACCTCGGGCCGGACGTGCCGCTGCACTTCACGGCGTTCCATCCGGACTACAAGCTGCGGGACATTCCGCCAACACCACCGGCGACACTGAGGAGGGCGAGGGAGATCGCGCGCAAGGCGGGGCTGCGGTACGTGTACACGGGCAACACGCACGACCCGGCGGGCGAGACGACATTGTGCCCGGACTGCGGCAAGGCGCTCATCGTGCGGGACTGGCACCAGCTCCTCACGTACCGGCTCACACGAGAGGGCCAGTGCCCGGACTGCGGGGCGAAGGTGCCGGGCCACTTCGACACGAGCCCTGGAGACTTCGGCCGCCGCCGTATGCCCGTGGCGGTGATGTAA
- a CDS encoding tetratricopeptide repeat protein has translation MSPQDPSPFHDKNPFEVLGLRGTEDLPAIRKAFLAIAGRSHPDRLRMKSPEEKAQALEIFLSAKKAFEVLSQPDKRREWSERMAHAKPAPEAPPRTPTTPITPITPIQPIPEPKPAAAPPARGGPLPAAAALQLYKLGMLALESADYARALELFARATRVSPSPRHQAMEQVSRGYQYLTTRFFERARESFERALQLLPECREARAGLELLDKQSGRSLKGR, from the coding sequence ATGTCCCCCCAGGACCCGTCCCCCTTCCACGACAAGAATCCCTTCGAGGTGCTCGGCCTGCGCGGCACGGAGGACCTGCCCGCCATCCGCAAGGCCTTCCTGGCCATCGCCGGGCGCTCGCACCCGGACCGGCTCCGCATGAAGTCCCCGGAGGAGAAGGCCCAGGCCCTGGAAATCTTCTTGAGCGCCAAGAAGGCCTTCGAGGTGCTCTCCCAGCCGGACAAGCGGCGCGAGTGGAGCGAACGGATGGCCCACGCGAAGCCGGCCCCCGAAGCCCCGCCCCGTACCCCCACCACTCCGATAACGCCTATCACTCCAATACAGCCCATCCCCGAGCCGAAGCCGGCGGCGGCGCCTCCCGCGCGCGGCGGACCCCTGCCCGCCGCCGCGGCGCTCCAGCTCTACAAGCTCGGCATGCTGGCCCTGGAGTCCGCCGACTACGCCCGGGCACTCGAGCTGTTCGCCCGCGCCACCCGGGTGTCGCCCTCGCCCCGCCACCAGGCCATGGAGCAGGTGTCCCGCGGCTACCAGTACCTCACCACGCGCTTCTTCGAGCGCGCGCGCGAGAGCTTCGAGCGCGCCCTCCAGCTCCTGCCGGAGTGCCGCGAGGCCAGGGCGGGCCTCGAGCTGCTCGACAAGCAGTCGGGCCGCTCCCTCAAGGGACGCTAG
- a CDS encoding PaxA: MASPREKPVEEEKEVAVSLMRQLPPPPPPPPPPSGAVRSVVQRKPTPRKEVVIRQPEKIEPIKVEEKPKEPEPEPEPEPTPEPEPEPTAVENPAGVAGGVEGGVQGGVVGGVVGGVVGGVVGGQLGGTGEAPVKPKNVPPFVIQRDVVRQTKPRLSEVFKQSHRNMGTVNGMYRICVSTDGNVYEVTAVKSVPGADEDIIAGIKDGWQYKPQKVPVCFLYNMPITIQ, encoded by the coding sequence ATGGCGAGCCCGCGGGAGAAGCCGGTGGAGGAGGAGAAGGAGGTGGCGGTGTCGCTGATGCGGCAGCTTCCGCCGCCGCCTCCTCCGCCGCCTCCGCCTTCCGGAGCGGTGCGTTCGGTGGTGCAGCGCAAGCCCACCCCCCGCAAGGAGGTGGTGATCCGCCAGCCGGAGAAGATCGAGCCCATCAAGGTGGAGGAGAAGCCCAAGGAGCCCGAGCCGGAGCCGGAGCCGGAGCCGACCCCCGAGCCCGAGCCCGAGCCCACGGCGGTGGAGAACCCGGCGGGCGTGGCGGGTGGAGTCGAGGGAGGGGTGCAGGGCGGCGTGGTGGGAGGAGTGGTCGGGGGCGTGGTGGGAGGCGTGGTGGGTGGGCAGCTCGGGGGCACGGGGGAGGCGCCGGTGAAGCCCAAGAACGTGCCGCCGTTCGTCATCCAGCGCGATGTGGTGCGTCAGACGAAGCCGCGGCTGTCGGAGGTCTTCAAGCAGTCGCACCGCAACATGGGCACGGTCAACGGCATGTACCGCATCTGCGTGTCCACGGACGGCAACGTCTACGAAGTGACGGCGGTGAAGTCGGTGCCCGGCGCGGACGAGGACATCATCGCGGGCATCAAGGATGGCTGGCAGTACAAGCCCCAGAAGGTGCCGGTGTGCTTCCTCTACAACATGCCCATCACCATCCAGTGA